The following coding sequences lie in one Silvibacterium dinghuense genomic window:
- a CDS encoding YncE family protein, whose translation MLNTYVKAFAVAMLATSAVAGAQSVKGTIALPGLPEQLAVNPITNRVYVAVPNFGAEPYDTLSVVDGHTDAVIQNIEIPPVAYAVAVDPFRCLVYVGGTYVDASGVSQNEVAVVNARTNTVQKTIAISTTPGNGIQGLAVNEATGMLYVSNGSDNELDVVQNLTVQQRISLSAQPFGVAVNPLIGNVYVALVDGNVSIINAKTNQITVTTPFGASDAGIAVNLLTGNVYVANSVSYPESGSVGALNQSGTLEAMIPAGYAPLGIDVDFGTNLIFVANSQSNTVGIISGKTNAVTATLPVSSLFLAVNPVTQKVYVAPSANTPILTVVNEK comes from the coding sequence ATGCTCAACACATATGTGAAGGCCTTTGCCGTGGCGATGCTGGCCACCTCTGCTGTTGCCGGTGCGCAGTCGGTCAAGGGTACAATCGCTCTGCCTGGCTTGCCGGAGCAACTGGCGGTCAATCCCATCACCAATCGCGTCTACGTAGCCGTGCCTAACTTCGGAGCCGAACCGTATGACACGCTCTCCGTCGTCGATGGACACACAGATGCTGTGATCCAGAACATCGAAATTCCCCCGGTGGCCTATGCGGTTGCGGTCGATCCCTTCCGCTGCCTCGTCTACGTCGGTGGCACCTATGTGGATGCCAGTGGCGTTTCACAGAACGAAGTGGCGGTTGTGAATGCCCGCACGAACACCGTGCAAAAGACGATCGCTATTTCCACTACGCCAGGCAATGGTATCCAAGGGCTCGCGGTGAACGAAGCCACCGGTATGCTGTATGTCAGCAACGGCAGCGACAACGAACTCGATGTAGTCCAGAATTTGACCGTGCAACAGCGCATCTCGCTCAGTGCTCAGCCCTTCGGAGTTGCCGTGAATCCGCTTATAGGTAACGTATATGTTGCGCTGGTTGATGGCAATGTCAGCATCATCAATGCCAAAACGAATCAGATCACTGTTACTACGCCCTTTGGAGCCTCCGATGCAGGTATTGCGGTGAATCTTCTCACCGGCAACGTGTATGTTGCGAATTCTGTCAGCTATCCAGAGTCCGGATCGGTCGGAGCTCTCAACCAGAGTGGGACACTCGAGGCTATGATCCCAGCTGGCTATGCGCCCCTCGGTATTGATGTCGACTTCGGGACTAACCTCATCTTCGTAGCGAACAGCCAGTCCAATACTGTCGGGATCATTAGCGGAAAGACCAATGCAGTGACTGCGACGCTGCCGGTCTCCAGTCTCTTTCTGGCAGTAAACCCGGTGACACAAAAGGTCTAT
- a CDS encoding MBG domain-containing protein produces the protein MKLRFLALLSAVLRTLLLASASLFLPLAALAQTSGDTTSGFEPGLIHYFAGDPSNSNASFSDGSLPTQVPLGSVVATATDSHGNVYVAISTSLFVIYGGNTIPQALKSVAADPETGRIYQVAGFGVTSCGACEGQPLSQVNISNIAGLVIDSQDNLYYSDDESQDVGTVDVVRKVDATTSIVTTVAGQWGVNNSSFSSNIGNGGPATSAVLYYPEDIKLDPWGNLYIDDNFDDEVRVVYQGSEPPPALAAEGVSVTSAQKGYIFNLAGQAAYYCTTLGSCGDDGLATSAGLGAETSIGVDAGGNVYIADGMTSSAGANVSYIRMVYAGVSAPAALNQYLNPGGGDSGAPQSGYLYPITGSGANPQYGPCTIAGCGDGGTAADAIFGSGALHLWLDSLGNLYVSDLSAHAVRKIDVSGYASTIAGIDNPSQTPPATVPVPDGGPAVGTYLNAPEQLSFDAQDNLYIADGGTLVWKASPLQAQNIDFSAFDPATVTYGASPITLSATASSGLTLQYSVSSTPSGIGKLNGSQLQIEGAGQIIVTAAQPGNDVYLAATPVSQILTVNQASLTVTANPASKIYDTANPDFTATITGFVNGDTAGTPGVYTGAPAFTTTAVTNSSVGMYPITPSLGTLSSKSYNFAAFADGTLTVTGTQSQTISFLLGQSSVAYGHVPITLSATATSGGVVSFLLLSGPGQLSGANNSMLTITGAGTIVVEAVQEGYQQYQAATPVTHSLTVTPALLTVTGPSVALTYGTTINPASFPAAVITGFVAGDTTATTLTGSAQYTTVAGTPNAGTYPINVGLGTLTLLPAAAANYAFATTVNGTLTVNPAAQTINFNPISVSQTYGNQVQLTATASSGLTPVFTTTGPASFYNNINSLLVLNGVGTVTVTATQPGNGNYMAAPLLSQTFTVKPAPLNIQVNNVAREEGAPNPNFTYQIGCTQTGVSGCFVLSDGDTPSVITGLPTISTAATQSSPPGSYPITIAQGTLSAPNYSLVLINGTLTVTQPGSYVITANPSTLTIPQGQIGQATLTITPANYYQGTISLSCGSLPANVSCVFSPATYSFPGSQNPDGSENPAQGTLTINTSAAAVVSSVKTLDKGPRMAGFLLPGAFAALVLAWSRRRATRQMTLWRVRGLVVLGLGMVSLVSCGGSTGLETAASGTITITVNGSGTTPSGSGAVTASVPVTVTIQ, from the coding sequence GTGAAACTTCGTTTCCTCGCTCTGCTCTCCGCGGTATTGCGTACTTTGCTGCTTGCTTCCGCATCGCTTTTTTTGCCGCTGGCTGCCTTGGCGCAAACGAGCGGTGATACGACATCAGGCTTCGAGCCGGGGCTTATTCACTACTTCGCAGGCGATCCCAGTAACTCGAATGCGAGCTTTTCTGATGGTTCGCTCCCTACTCAGGTACCGCTGGGGAGTGTGGTGGCCACTGCTACAGATAGCCACGGGAACGTCTATGTCGCGATCTCGACGAGCCTCTTTGTGATTTACGGAGGCAATACTATTCCGCAAGCGCTCAAGAGCGTTGCAGCAGATCCGGAAACTGGCCGCATTTACCAGGTTGCCGGTTTTGGTGTCACAAGTTGCGGTGCCTGTGAAGGGCAGCCGCTGAGCCAGGTCAACATCTCAAACATCGCCGGATTGGTCATCGATAGTCAAGACAATCTCTATTACTCCGATGATGAATCGCAAGATGTCGGCACCGTGGACGTAGTGCGTAAAGTGGATGCGACTACTTCTATTGTTACCACTGTGGCTGGGCAATGGGGTGTGAACAATTCCTCTTTCAGTTCGAACATCGGCAATGGCGGTCCGGCCACCAGCGCGGTCCTCTACTACCCGGAAGACATCAAGCTTGATCCGTGGGGCAACCTCTACATTGATGACAATTTTGACGATGAAGTGCGTGTTGTCTATCAGGGAAGTGAACCGCCACCGGCATTGGCTGCCGAGGGAGTAAGTGTTACGTCCGCTCAGAAGGGCTATATCTTTAACCTCGCTGGGCAAGCTGCCTACTACTGCACAACTCTCGGAAGTTGTGGCGACGATGGTTTAGCGACTTCGGCAGGGTTAGGAGCTGAGACCTCAATCGGAGTGGATGCAGGCGGCAACGTCTACATCGCCGATGGCATGACCTCTTCCGCTGGTGCGAATGTTTCTTACATCCGGATGGTATATGCAGGTGTCAGTGCGCCAGCCGCCCTCAATCAATATCTCAATCCCGGAGGAGGCGACAGCGGTGCGCCTCAGAGCGGCTATCTCTACCCGATAACGGGGTCTGGTGCAAATCCACAATATGGTCCTTGCACAATAGCAGGTTGTGGTGATGGGGGAACGGCTGCAGATGCAATCTTTGGCTCGGGAGCCCTCCATCTCTGGCTGGACAGTCTCGGTAATCTCTATGTCTCGGACTTGTCCGCGCACGCCGTTCGCAAGATCGACGTCTCGGGTTATGCTTCGACAATTGCCGGGATTGATAACCCATCGCAGACGCCTCCAGCAACTGTGCCAGTTCCAGATGGTGGTCCGGCTGTTGGCACCTATCTGAATGCCCCTGAGCAGCTTTCCTTCGATGCGCAGGACAATCTCTACATTGCCGACGGTGGGACACTCGTCTGGAAAGCATCTCCGCTGCAGGCTCAGAATATCGACTTTTCTGCCTTTGATCCTGCAACAGTGACTTATGGGGCCAGCCCGATTACGCTAAGCGCCACAGCCAGCTCAGGATTGACGCTGCAGTATTCGGTAAGCTCGACGCCGAGCGGCATCGGCAAGCTGAATGGCTCACAGCTCCAGATCGAGGGAGCCGGACAGATCATCGTTACAGCTGCGCAACCCGGGAACGACGTCTATCTTGCTGCTACGCCGGTTTCGCAAATCCTGACTGTCAATCAGGCTTCTCTGACTGTAACAGCGAATCCGGCCTCTAAGATTTACGACACGGCAAACCCAGACTTCACGGCAACCATCACCGGGTTCGTCAACGGAGATACAGCTGGTACGCCAGGTGTCTACACCGGTGCGCCAGCCTTTACTACCACTGCTGTTACCAACTCATCGGTCGGAATGTATCCGATCACACCCTCACTTGGAACGCTGAGCTCGAAAAGCTATAACTTCGCTGCCTTCGCTGACGGAACACTCACTGTCACCGGTACACAATCGCAAACTATCAGTTTTCTTTTGGGACAGTCTTCAGTGGCCTATGGCCATGTCCCAATTACGCTGAGTGCTACGGCTACTTCGGGAGGGGTTGTCTCATTTCTGCTGCTGAGTGGGCCAGGGCAACTCTCTGGTGCGAATAACTCCATGCTGACTATTACCGGAGCGGGAACGATCGTAGTAGAGGCAGTTCAGGAGGGGTATCAGCAATATCAGGCGGCAACACCCGTAACCCACAGCCTGACAGTCACCCCAGCGTTGTTGACTGTGACCGGCCCATCCGTGGCGCTCACCTACGGTACAACTATTAATCCTGCCAGCTTCCCGGCAGCTGTCATCACTGGATTTGTGGCTGGTGATACAACGGCCACTACGCTGACTGGAAGCGCACAGTACACCACGGTAGCAGGAACGCCGAACGCGGGGACGTATCCGATTAACGTGGGATTGGGCACACTCACGCTATTACCGGCTGCGGCAGCGAACTATGCTTTTGCAACCACGGTCAATGGCACGCTCACCGTGAATCCGGCTGCACAAACCATCAATTTCAATCCAATTTCAGTCAGCCAGACCTATGGCAATCAGGTCCAGCTTACCGCGACGGCCAGCTCGGGCCTGACGCCAGTTTTTACTACGACAGGTCCAGCTTCCTTCTACAACAACATCAATAGCCTGCTTGTGCTGAATGGCGTTGGCACGGTGACGGTGACTGCCACGCAGCCGGGAAACGGTAACTATATGGCTGCGCCGCTGCTATCGCAGACCTTCACGGTGAAGCCAGCACCTCTGAATATTCAGGTCAATAATGTTGCGCGTGAAGAAGGTGCTCCAAATCCTAACTTCACTTACCAGATAGGCTGCACGCAGACTGGAGTTTCAGGCTGCTTCGTCCTGAGTGACGGGGACACCCCCAGCGTCATCACAGGTCTTCCCACAATCAGTACCGCTGCGACGCAGAGCTCGCCCCCAGGAAGCTATCCGATCACTATCGCACAAGGCACGCTATCTGCGCCTAACTACTCGCTCGTCCTTATCAACGGGACATTGACCGTTACGCAACCAGGCAGTTACGTCATCACCGCCAACCCATCGACATTGACTATCCCTCAAGGGCAGATTGGTCAGGCGACATTGACCATCACACCTGCAAACTATTACCAGGGGACGATCAGCCTAAGCTGTGGTTCACTCCCGGCAAATGTTTCCTGCGTATTCAGTCCTGCCACCTATAGTTTTCCCGGTAGTCAGAATCCGGATGGCAGCGAAAATCCCGCCCAGGGAACGCTGACTATCAATACCTCCGCGGCTGCGGTGGTCTCTTCTGTCAAGACCCTGGACAAAGGACCACGGATGGCCGGCTTCCTGCTTCCAGGTGCCTTCGCCGCATTGGTTCTGGCGTGGTCTCGCAGACGCGCTACCAGGCAGATGACGCTCTGGCGTGTCCGTGGCCTGGTCGTGTTGGGGCTCGGTATGGTGTCACTCGTTTCCTGCGGTGGTTCCACGGGGCTCGAGACGGCTGCTTCCGGGACAATAACCATCACGGTCAACGGCAGCGGAACTACACCGTCGGGTAGCGGCGCGGTTACAGCATCTGTGCCTGTCACTGTGACAATTCAGTGA
- a CDS encoding RNA polymerase sigma factor: protein MRLVHPRLPDSDSGLTLESLFAAKYTWLLRWALHFSHNDRAQAEDLVQETFVRILNLRGSIDGDNIEALLYTQLRFAYLTERRRNHLLQNLDVVDFDTLTIGLRTFSTLDQMQVQNDLRRILEYLLWRRRAAKFASFFLLRFFHGFAVDEVAAICRVTRNAIDLGLRNAREELKSYLADPARMQVLGRGAAPEVRQLNSTLSSPEFADALIESIFAASCGHCPATELERRYAALNAPSLDIDLLAHIVSCRACLEKIRRIGAAPPDLPASSSMETGRRRSRSKRSLSSEKDILARIFTHGRERMREIFYHDPSELVMVLNGEVAAVRDISSARAILKVEARSIEKLELIEIFSEQGLLMLMLPVTEHPPQASPELSSGVVLSRDRNLRLSLRFTAEGALIEAHYFDPQFGAVFAGNENFTPRPRQDDESPAELKLEDVRKTDRSQLQQIWTRLRNWLYIQPLIPVSAIVLLAAGLAIWQHTTHPEEQIQVSAMLNDSVRAERQHRIAHGPGIVHQSVEIHSSRGIFHHDLYRDIDGRRRPRPQSINSAEKELRDKLADAGLEWNDPLSVAGFEAWRDHIAGEQDSVAHTAAGLITVTTHAPSGPVLSESVTLRLSDLHPVARSLVYRDQETIQIAELSYEVLPWDARSEQWFEPLSSRTTISHPITLPQAYHPATLTTADLDVTELAAMLALQQLNAETERLEIVRSVGGVTVKGIVATNERKQEIASRLRLIPHVSVEIRSYQDLASEQSASSAPTEIKAVSVSSEVSPLDDDCVSQHLTQDRCRQLAYILLETSAALGRENHHLDELQRQYPDIQMLSPGARTLLAELTRLHVLHLLSAVHEQIESFPTLGFSSQSSPADTIANLSNAVERDQLLTRELVYARDEHSRSAALILQDLATSAAAVQAAASNFPASHPDQQDSSLTDIKSPHQ, encoded by the coding sequence ATGCGCCTCGTTCACCCGCGCCTCCCAGACTCCGACTCCGGGCTGACGCTTGAGAGCCTTTTCGCCGCCAAGTACACATGGCTATTGCGGTGGGCACTGCATTTTTCTCACAATGATCGCGCCCAGGCTGAGGATCTTGTCCAGGAAACCTTTGTCCGCATTCTCAATCTTCGCGGCAGCATCGACGGCGATAACATCGAAGCTCTGCTTTACACGCAACTCCGTTTTGCATATTTAACCGAACGCCGCCGCAACCATCTGCTGCAAAACCTCGATGTCGTCGATTTCGATACCCTCACAATTGGCCTGCGCACTTTTTCGACCCTCGACCAGATGCAGGTGCAAAACGACTTAAGAAGAATCCTCGAATACCTGTTGTGGAGGCGGCGAGCAGCTAAGTTCGCCAGCTTTTTCCTGTTGCGATTTTTCCACGGCTTTGCTGTAGATGAGGTTGCTGCCATCTGCCGGGTTACGCGCAATGCGATCGATCTGGGATTGCGCAATGCACGCGAGGAACTGAAGAGCTATCTGGCTGATCCGGCGCGAATGCAGGTACTCGGTCGAGGAGCCGCACCGGAAGTACGACAACTCAACAGCACGCTTTCCTCCCCTGAATTTGCCGATGCATTGATCGAATCCATTTTCGCCGCATCATGCGGTCACTGTCCCGCGACGGAACTTGAACGCCGCTATGCTGCACTCAACGCGCCATCCCTCGATATCGACCTGTTAGCCCATATCGTGAGCTGTCGAGCTTGTTTGGAAAAGATTCGGCGCATCGGTGCTGCACCGCCTGATCTCCCTGCGAGTAGTTCAATGGAAACTGGCCGACGTCGTTCGCGCTCAAAGCGCTCCCTATCGTCGGAAAAGGATATCCTCGCGCGTATTTTCACGCACGGTCGGGAGCGCATGCGGGAGATTTTCTATCACGACCCATCAGAGCTGGTCATGGTGTTGAACGGAGAAGTCGCTGCTGTTCGTGACATCAGCTCAGCTCGCGCCATTCTTAAGGTTGAGGCGCGGTCTATCGAGAAGCTGGAACTGATCGAGATCTTCAGCGAACAAGGGCTATTGATGTTAATGCTTCCAGTCACAGAACATCCGCCGCAGGCATCGCCAGAGCTTTCAAGCGGAGTCGTGCTGAGCCGCGACCGTAATCTACGCCTTTCTCTTCGCTTCACTGCGGAAGGCGCGCTGATTGAAGCACATTATTTCGATCCACAGTTCGGTGCCGTATTCGCAGGGAACGAGAATTTCACACCGCGGCCCAGGCAGGACGATGAATCCCCAGCAGAGTTAAAGCTTGAGGATGTGAGAAAAACGGACCGCTCACAGCTGCAGCAGATTTGGACCAGGCTACGGAATTGGCTGTACATACAACCGCTAATTCCTGTGAGCGCGATTGTCCTCCTAGCAGCTGGTCTCGCAATCTGGCAACATACCACGCATCCGGAAGAGCAGATCCAGGTCTCGGCCATGCTCAATGACAGTGTCCGTGCGGAACGCCAGCATCGCATCGCGCACGGTCCGGGTATCGTTCACCAGAGCGTGGAGATTCACTCCTCGCGTGGCATCTTTCATCATGATCTCTATCGCGATATCGATGGGCGTCGGCGTCCACGGCCGCAATCTATCAATAGCGCGGAGAAAGAGCTGCGCGACAAACTTGCCGACGCTGGACTTGAGTGGAACGACCCGCTCTCCGTTGCCGGCTTCGAAGCATGGCGCGATCATATCGCTGGAGAGCAGGACAGCGTTGCGCATACAGCAGCCGGTCTGATCACCGTCACCACTCATGCCCCCTCCGGGCCAGTGCTCAGCGAATCGGTCACTCTTCGCTTGAGTGACCTGCATCCCGTCGCCCGCAGCCTTGTCTATCGAGATCAGGAAACGATCCAGATTGCCGAGTTGAGCTACGAGGTTCTGCCTTGGGATGCGAGAAGCGAGCAGTGGTTCGAGCCGCTCTCTTCTCGCACAACGATATCGCATCCCATTACACTGCCTCAGGCTTATCATCCAGCGACGCTCACCACCGCGGATCTTGATGTAACCGAGCTCGCTGCGATGCTCGCACTCCAGCAGCTCAATGCAGAGACAGAACGTCTCGAAATCGTGCGTTCTGTCGGGGGCGTTACGGTCAAGGGCATCGTCGCCACGAACGAGCGCAAACAAGAGATTGCAAGCCGCCTGCGCTTAATTCCTCATGTTTCGGTAGAAATTCGCAGTTATCAGGATCTAGCTTCGGAACAATCAGCCTCATCTGCTCCGACCGAGATCAAGGCTGTTTCCGTTTCTTCTGAGGTCAGCCCCCTTGACGACGATTGTGTCTCGCAGCATCTCACACAGGATCGCTGCCGCCAGCTCGCCTACATCCTGCTTGAGACCTCGGCAGCACTGGGGCGGGAGAATCACCATCTCGACGAGCTGCAGCGCCAGTACCCCGACATACAAATGCTCTCTCCCGGCGCCCGTACTTTATTAGCTGAACTCACGCGCCTGCATGTGCTGCATCTGCTTTCTGCTGTACATGAGCAGATTGAAAGCTTCCCCACCCTCGGTTTCTCCTCGCAGTCTTCTCCTGCCGATACCATTGCTAACCTCAGCAATGCCGTTGAGCGCGATCAATTGCTGACGCGAGAGTTGGTCTACGCACGCGACGAGCACTCCCGCTCCGCCGCACTTATTTTGCAAGACCTCGCCACCTCAGCTGCAGCAGTACAAGCCGCCGCCTCGAACTTCCCCGCTTCCCACCCTGACCAGCAAGACTCTTCTCTCACGGATATCAAGTCCCCTCACCAGTAG